A DNA window from Anastrepha obliqua isolate idAnaObli1 chromosome 5, idAnaObli1_1.0, whole genome shotgun sequence contains the following coding sequences:
- the LOC129247303 gene encoding sodium-coupled monocarboxylate transporter 2 isoform X2: MNEYLLGSRRLKVFPVAMSLVASYISGVTMLGVPAEIYSYGTQYWLIIVPVILMAIVVSKVYLPVFSTLNVGSSYEYLEMRFSSSVRSIASFMFVMDEIFFLPIILYVPAIAFNQVTGVNIYVISGVICVVCVIYTLIGGIKAVVHTDAWQTLVMFVALLVVVILGTIVAGGPGPVFKNASEGGRLIFFNINPSLYERQTFWGVLIGGFFYWTAFNSVNQTMVQRYMSLPTLKRGQTSITIFTLGVVLFLSVCCFAGLLVFNFYRNCDPLTAGLISNDDQLLPIYVMQTVGHLQGIPGLFIAGVFGAALSSLSVALNSTALVFLQDIVRGSFKVKLSERATTVLVKSVIVILGIVGMALVCVLEKLSGILSVATSATAIAGGTTFGIFTLGMLVPWSNTKGALAGAVAGALMSGWISFGSQAVIAAGRVGLHKLEVSVSECLNNSTIPEKDYGDESEVFPLYRLSFHWITVIGVLSTLLVGTVVSFLTGPTVVKKLDAELISPVIHRFLPKECFPPPNENADITRDHTAQTLTHLLANGEASSNAGRY; this comes from the exons ATGAATGAGTACTTGTTGGGCTCGAGACGACTGAAAGTATTCCCGGTGGCAATGAGTCTTGTTGCTAG CTACATTTCCGGTGTCACTATGCTGGGCGTACCAGCGGAAATCTACAGTTATGGCACTCAATATTGGCTAATTATTGTGCCGGTTATTTTGATGGCAATTGTAGTATCAAAAGTTTATTTACCTGTCTTCTCGACCCTCAACGTGGGTTCATCGTATGAG TATTTGGAAATGCGTTTCAGTTCCAGTGTACGAAGCATTGCATCATTTATGTTTGTGATGGACGAG ATATTTTTCTTGCCTATAATTTTGTACGTACCGGCAATAGCATTTAATCAAG tcacAGGCGTGAATATATACGTTATAAGTGGAGTCATTTGTGTAGTTTGCGTGATTTACACATTAATT gGTGGCATAAAAGCCGTTGTCCACACGGATGCATGGCAAACATTAGTCATGTTCGTGGCGTTATTGGTTGTGGTCATACTAGGAACGATAGTTGCGGGTGGACCTGGACCAGTATTTAAAAATGCCTCCGAAGGTGGACGGCTTATTTTCTTTAA caTAAATCCATCGTTATATgaaagacaaacattttggGGTGTTTTGATCGGTGGATTCTTCTATTGGACCGCCTTTAATAGCGTGAACCAGACGATGGTGCAACGTTACATGTCGCTGCCGACATTGAAGAGAGGTCAAACTTCGATTACCATTTTTACCTTGGGTGTTGTGCTATTTCTATCGGTCTGCTGTTTTGCCGGTTTGctggttttcaatttttaccGAAACTGTGATCCATTAACAGCTGGACTTATATCG AACGACGATCAGTTGCTACCGATATATGTAATGCAAACTGTTGGCCACCTACAAGGCATACCCGGCTTGTTCATTGCTGGCGTTTTCGGTGCAGCTCTAAGTTCACTCTCGGTCGCACTCAATTCAACGGCTTTGGTGTTTCTACAAGACATTGTGCGTGGAAGTTTTAAAGTGAAACTGAGCGAAAGGGCAACAACAGTGCTCGTTAAAAGTGTGATAGTCATCTTGGGCATAGTTGGTATGGCGTTGGTTTGTGTACTTGAAAAGTTGAGTGGTATTCTGAGTGTTGCGACTTCGGCGACTGCCATTGCGGGCGGTACAACTTTTGGTATCTTCACCCTCGGTATGTTGGTGCCATGGAGTAATACGAAGGGAGCTTTAGCAGGCGCTGTGGCAGGAGCACTTATGTCTGGTTGGATATCGTTTGGATCGCAGGCAGTCATAGCTGCCGGCCGTGTGGGGTTACACAAGTTGGAAGTTTCCGTAtcggaatgtttaaataattccaCTATACCCGAAAAGGATTATGGTGATGAATCGGAGGTATTTCCTCTGTATCGTTTATCCTTTCATTGGATTACTGTGATTGGTGTTTTGTCAACGCTGCTGGTCGGCACTGTAGTATCTTTTCTAACCGGACCTACTGTGGTGAAAAAATTGGATGCTGAATTAATATCTCCCGTTATTCATAG